AAAGGAGaacgaggcgctgccgcgcacgcCGGACGCGACGCAGGGCCACTCGCTCATGCACACCCAGGCTTCAgcagccgccttcgcctctaCCGACCCCGAGAACGTGCTGCACGCGCCGGTGCCAAAGCAGGCTCAGTCACGCGAGAACATCGCTACCGCACCACCGGCCAATGTAACAGCGCCAGCCATCCAGGAGAGAGAGCTCGCGAGAGCCGCAGCACTTCTTCATCAAGAGAAAATCGCCGCCATGCAGCAAGAGATGGCAGCACTGGAATCTCGACGCCGTGCActggcggtggagcaggcggaggtggaggagcgcgcgcgtctagcgcaggcacgcgccgccgccgagcgtGCACGCTTGGAAGAGATCGAACGGACTACACgtgagcaggcgcagcgacgcgccgccatggacgcgtctgccgcggctgAGCTGCGTGTACAGAACGTGAACGAGTACTTGTCgaaacagcggcagctgcaggaggcagCGCAGTCCGCTGTAGCAGACTCGTTCACGTACGCCTCTCGTAtcgccgcgcagctcgtcGCTGCGGCCCCCCGGCCAGAGAATGTCTACATCCCCGTCAAGGGCAAACCTAGCAAATCGGGTGGTGAAGCGAGCGCGCTGCTCACACCGCCTGACTTCCGTGCCCATCAAGTTGGTCGGGTGACGCCGGCCGCTGCAGGACCTccagctgcgtcgccagTGGCAGGGGAGCCGGGCCTTCGGGCAGAGgcgaagaaagagagcggTGGTACCTCCGTGGGAGCGCAGCGTGGCTCCCTGACCGTTGCGCCTACCTCGACTGGCGCGGCAAccgctcagcgccgccaggGGCGCCTTGCCTATGCGTTGCCACACCTGTACGAGGGTGAGGTCATCACCTACCGCCCGAGCAGCAGCTTTACCCGCCAGGCAGTCCTGAACGAccgtgccgccgcgatcGAGAACCAGCCTCCTCGAGCGCTCAGCtcttcagcagcagggcTCACCACACCTCTTATCTTGGCAGCCAAGCGCGATGGCACTGGCACGCAGTACTACGACGCGGCCCACCAGCACTTCTTCCACGGCACCTGGCGTGAGGACAAACGAGACGGCGCTGgggtgctgtcgctgccaaCCACGGCGGTGCAGGGAGGTTGGCGCGGCGACCAGCTCGTCGGTCCCGCCATTGTGCAAACGCGGCACAGCAAAGGAGCAGCCACTTTCGCCTCCGGGAGGCCCGCCGGCAGCTTACAGGCGCCCGGCACGGGCCCTACGGACACCTCGTCGCGTGAcaacggcgcgctgccgtccacGGCCTCGCACACGTcgcgcaccgcagccggcACGACCACGCTGACTGGCAACGCCGTCATGGAGCTGGACAACAAGGCGCTCTTCGTCGGTGCGCTCGAGGAGGGTCGAGTACGTGCACCGTATGTCCTTCAGCTGGGCCAGGGCGACTACATTGAGTGGCTTGGCGCTCCCGCGCGCCGGGGAGGATGGGCTCGCTCGCCCGCCGGCGCATCAGGAGAGCTGGTAAAGCACACCCCTGCAcatgccccctcctcttcctcggccCCCGCTTCGAAGGCTGGCACCGGTGAGTGCCGTATCCGCTTCCGCAACGACGACACCTACGTTGGGCACGTCTGCAACTTTCAACTTCACGGCTTCGGCTACTACCGCTTCGCCGAGGACGCGCACTCCTACACCGGCCGTTTTGAGGCCGGCCTGCCGCACGGGGAGGGGCTGCTGATCTTTGCAAACGGAGACGTGTACCGCGGCGGCTTCGCGAAGGGGCTCTTCGACGGCCACGGCACGTACGCCTCGCACACGGGGCACTACGTGTACGAGGGGGACTGGGTGGCCGGAAAGATGAACGGTCAGGGCACGCTGGCCTTTGCCAACGGTGATGTATGGAAAGGCACTTTCAGGGACGACACGCGCGTGGTTGGCGCATACACGACGCTAGCGTAAAGCGCGGTGCGAGGGGGCTGGCGATCATTTATgcatgcccccccccccacccacccacctcacCCTCTCCAGGTGTGACGGGTAGCGGTTGACCCTCGAGCTGTGGCGGTGCATGTCCCTCTGTCCTGCTGCACCTCTCGCCTTTCTCCAACAATTGACGAGCGCGCGCCTTCGAAAGCCTCACCGTGTTCTGCTCTTCACGCTGGAGGCAAGCAAAGGTGTTCAAcgggagaaaaagaaacagatCATCTACTTAGGCAGGAGAGGCGGCTCTGGGAGCAAGCGAGGCCCACATGATGGGGTCGTCAGAAGGCGCCCTTTGTGACCTGCTAATGTcagaggagagggcggggagAGACCTGCTCCCTGACGCTCGCTGCATTATCGGAGTGGGCATGGGTCACGACTGGTGGCACACGGCGCCATGGCACATGCGAGTGAAAAGTGACTCGGGGGGCTGGGGCACCCCTCCCAAACCCCTTCGGCAGTTGGCAGCCTTCCTGCCGTTCAAGCGGTTCGCGACGGCCTTGAATGGGTATTCTCCCCGTGCGCTCCTTCACGACCATCTCTTTGCTCCACCActatacacgcacacacacacacacacgcacatacacacatgtacacacGAACTTGAGCTGTACGCTTCGCCGCGTGTTCTCTCCTCTTGTCGCGTCCCCACCGCAAGAAGAGGTCGGTTGCAAAGGGGAGCTCGTGGACGAAAGCAAGTCTCTCGTAAAGGGCTCGCATCGCGGGAACCACaagcaggcacacacacacacacacacacacacacagagacataAAAAGCACCCGCCGCTAACCGcggcccccccccaccctctctctcgctcccctcctctctctgtaGCAGCAGAATGGGCTACACACGCGAGCGCACCAATCGACACTTCTTTGTGTCCCGTGCCAACGCCTTCTTCTCTCGTCTGCCGATTGCCCGCATTCAGCGCGCGTtggcgatggaggcgatCAAGAAAGGTTCCATGAAGCCGTGGAAGCACACCAAGGAGCAGATCATCGGCTCTCCCATCACGTGCAACTTCGAGTACAACCCGCGGCCGGTGCGGCTCATCGGCACGGTCATGGACGCGCACACCGAGGAGACGAGCATTAAGGGTGGGCTAAAGGTGTACTCGCGCAACGAGGAGGCGAACATGATGCTGTGGATCCCCGCCGGCAACCCCAAGCTGAAGTATGAGGTGACTTCCGCGAAGGGCAGCTTTGAGCATTACCTGGACGAGCGTAGCAAGTGGGATGAGGCGTGGCTGACGGGCCGGGCTCGCATGAAATAAGGCGCGAGCTcacacgcgaaaaaaaaaaatgatggtggtggcggtggcggcagggtCGCCTCAGACACGCACGATCACGAGTGGGGCAATGAAGGCGTTTGTGTTGTCGTTGCTTGCAGGGGAATCACGCGCCTCTTTTTGGCACGCCCTAACGAGCCGATACATGAACGTGGCGCTGGTGAacacacgtgcgtgcgcgcaccaaAAAAGTGAAGTCAGCGAAAGGGAACGGCGACTTCAGCACGGAGGCGTGGCGCTGCCTTGTGAAGGCGCGTCGGTACCAGGTACTTGTGCATACGCTCCCGCGACTTGAtgcgcgagggagggaggaagcgggggagggagccTTTGAAGGCTCACTGTTGAGCCTCACGGAGTGGCCCCCACGGAACGGCATCCGCCGCTTCGATTGTGCTTTGACgccggcgtgccgctgcgtaAGCGCGTGCTCGCGGGCCTTCGTGGAAGATGCCCGTTCTGCGCTCCATTTCTCTGCCAAGTATGCGCTCACCCTTCCGCCCTCTCTATGTATACGTATGCGCATCTCAGGTTTGCGACGTTGTCgatcacacacgcacacacacacaaacacacagacacacaggtAAAACGCACGGACGCGCACACCGCATCCGAAATTTACGCGAAGAGTACGCGTGGAAGCGCGTACAGACAAACCAAAGAGGTTGAGAAGGAGCGAGTGGGACGGCGTGCAAGTCGTGAAAGGGCGTGCGTTTGCGTGTTCCTTCTCCTGCACGCTTCTGTCAGGGCGTTAGCCATCGCTGGTGACGCAGGCCTTCTCGCCTCGGTCGAGGTCAATACTGCTCGCGCGCGTCTCCGGGCCGCCCGCGCTACATTGGACGGCGCATCGCAGGCACGTCTGTGGGTCAAAGAAGGTTAGCGAGTATTCGGAACGGCGCGCACCGTTTGCGCTCACCTTAGCCATGCCACCACCGACCGAAATGCAGGAGATGGAGATGGAGATGGTGCAGGGTATGTACGACACGTACGAGCGCCTCTCGGACGACCCGCCGTCGTACTGCGTCTCCTTAGCCGCCACGCAGGatgagccgccgcagctgagAGTGATCATCACCTACCCCACCGAGGAGTACCCGGAATCGGCACCGTGCGTTGTCGCGGTAGAGTGCATCTCCAAGGCGCGCCGCATCCCAGTCGGCGCCATCACCAAGCAAATCGCCAGCACATGCGAGGAGAACATCGGCATGCACAGCGttgtgctggtgctgcagcaggtgcaggaGTTTCTGTCGCGCGCTgtcgaggaagaggagaaggcggacctgctgcgccgcggcgaggtgATGGCGTCTGAGGCCGCAAAGCGCACCGGcgcagtggaggaggaccCGACCATCCGagtcggtgccgccgtcacgCGGGAACTCTTCGAGGAGTGGAGCCGCAAGCACAACGCTGAGAAGGCCAAGGCACGGGCGGAGCGCGAGAAGAAAGCGGTGAAGGTGTCCGCCTCGAAACTGTCAGGCCGTCAGCTCTGGGATAATAGTCTGAAGTCCGCGGACTGGGCGCTGTTTGGAGGCGAGGCCGAAGAAGATGGCGTCGAGAACGTGGACTTCGGCTCCATGAAGGATCTCGACGAGGATGAGTTTGATCTCGAGTAAGGAGCGTctggggaagggggaaagCAAGGGGGCGTGGGTCTGACCGGTGAGACGTtggtgccccccccccacacacacacggacacaccAAAAACCCGTCGTTGAGTTGATGGACACACTATCTGTAATCGCagacgccgctgttgctTTCCTTGTTCCTTTCCTCCCAGCTCAACGGCTGCGAATGCGGCGCGCCCACACGTATCCCATGAAACATGCACGCCCTTCAGCGTGCAAACGTCGCCTCAGCCGCGCCACGCGAGTGtagcgagagaggcggagagacgCCCCCCTCGACCTCCATACATACACACGAAAAGCGTGAAGGCTTATCATGCCATTGAACGTCAATGGGCGTTATGGAGCAAGCTTTTGCGCATCAACTCGAGACCTAATcgatgagggagggagttACTAGTGCTCCGTAGAGGAGTGGCAGCCTCGGATATCGTTCTTCCTCCCTGCTGCCTTGCTGCCCCGAAGTGTGTTCGCTGAGAGGCCGGCTGGGAGTAGCGGAAGGGCGGCTGAAGTTGTGGACGTGGTCCTACACGAACGCCATGCACGCCTCCCGGAGGCGAGGAAAACACGCAAAACAGGAAGAAACCGATGTCGCTGCACcttccagcgccgctgccgtctctcTTCACCTCACGCTCTTCTTTCCATTTTTCTCGCTTCACATCTCCGTGCCTTCGCACATCCGACACGCGCTCTCATCTTTGCGGCTCACTTTGCGCGTTTGTGCTGGCAGCGAACCGGGGGGCTGACCCCGACGATTACACTGCTTGATtcctgcccctccccaccccccaccccttctctctAGGCAGCACGCGGCGTGACAGGAGGGGATATTACGAGCAACAGAGTCGTAGCTGTCACGGTGCCGTCGCGATTCATCGCACGCAACACCGCCCCTCACGCGCACCCAGACAGCAGAGCCCAACGTCAGCGGCACCTGCTCACGTCCCCGtttctcctttcttctcctcGTTCTCTTCCTTTGGTATCTCTGACCATCTTCGCAAGCTATGCTCGCGCCAAGGAGCGTTCGGTGGTGCGGTGGCaaccggcgcagcagcggtagcgcGAGTGTCGGCGTTGGCCCACATGTGCGCACGACGGGGCCCTGGATGCCTTGGCACACTCTACTCTATCAGCGTCGCTGCTTCCAAGTGATCCAACGCGGGCACGACCGGCCACAGGAGTCTCTCTATAACAAGCTGGGCTTCGCCAAAGACACGGAGGCACGCCttgtgcgccgcagcaccactgAACTGCGGCAGGCCCTGCTGCGACGCGTCGAAGAGCTAAAGGACCCCGCGAACGACCCAGCGGACAAGAAGCGACTGTCGGAGCTGAAGGATGCGTACACCCGCCTACAGGACGACTGCTTCCGCACGAACTACGCAAGTCATTACTACGCCTCCAACGACGCTCGACTACATGTTCTGTGCGACGGCGGTCAGGTGGCCGCCAACTTCAACCCGGAGCACCAGCAGTTCACCTACGTGGACCACGCCATTGACCGCGagagcaccggcagcggtgttGGTCGCTGCTTGCCCACGGGAAAGGCTGGCGGTTCAGCTTTGAGTTCGGGGCCCCCCGGTCGCAGCGAGGTGCCGACGGCGGAGGCACTTGGCGATGCCTTCCGAAACgccaccggcgtcggcgagaGCGCCAGTGGTGCCACCTCGTCAAACGCCACCGCCTACAAGGCAGCGGACGCAGCAGGGGCGCTGAACGGTACCGACATcacgcacctgctgcgcgtcACCCTCGAGCAGAGTCTAGCAGGCTGTGAAGTGGAGGTGGCGATACACAAAAATGTTCGCTGCGTCACGTGTCGCGGCTCGggtcggcagcagctgcggacACCGCGGAAGTGCCCGCAGTGCCTGGGCCGCGGCTCTGCGCACATGCCAAGTGCCACCTATCACATtgaacgccgctgcctctactgcggtggcgaggggaccgtgccggcgccgccgtgccgcgcgTGTGATGGCCGTGGCGTGCAGCTCCACCAGGCGGTGCAGGTGCCGGTCAGCGTGCCCGCAGGTACCCTGTCCAACTCCCTCTTCCGCCTTCGCCACCAGGGACATGACGGGGTGCGTGGTGGCCATGCTGGTGATCTACTCCTCACTGTGCTGGTGAGCGAGCACCGCTATTTCTACCGTAGTCCCGAGAGGAGCCACGAGCTGCATGCGatgctgccactgccgctctcAGTAGCATTACTCGGCGGTCGTGTCAACGTACCGACGCTGAATGGGTTCGGCACGGTGCACGTGCCGCCGTGTGTGCGAAGCGGTGAGGTTCTTCCGCTGGATGTGTATGGGGCACCCGATGCCACGAAtcgcgcctctgcagcggcggcagctccgcacACAATCCTCTATCATGCCTTGGTGATGATTCCAAAGGGGGATGCACTGTCTGGACGGCAGAAggcagcactgcagctgtACGAGGCGCACCACAGCTATCCGtctgccacagcagcagaggtggaggCCGTGGGCCGGTCACGCACCTTTGGTGCTGAAGCCTCGCAACAGCAGGCACCAGCATCATCGGCAGGCACGGTCTCCCGCGAGCAGCTGATGGCAAGTTGCGCCGCCCTCAAATCCTCGTACACGCACTGGTTTCATGCAGACTGATAGCACGCACGATCGTGCGCATTTTCGTGTTTCA
The DNA window shown above is from Leishmania donovani BPK282A1 complete genome, chromosome 20 and carries:
- a CDS encoding chaperone protein DNAJ-like protein, with translation MLAPRSVRWCGGNRRSSGSASVGVGPHVRTTGPWMPWHTLLYQRRCFQVIQRGHDRPQESLYNKLGFAKDTEARLVRRSTTELRQALLRRVEELKDPANDPADKKRLSELKDAYTRLQDDCFRTNYASHYYASNDARLHVLCDGGQVAANFNPEHQQFTYVDHAIDRESTGSGVGRCLPTGKAGGSALSSGPPGRSEVPTAEALGDAFRNATGVGESASGATSSNATAYKAADAAGALNGTDITHLLRVTLEQSLAGCEVEVAIHKNVRCVTCRGSGRQQLRTPRKCPQCLGRGSAHMPSATYHIERRCLYCGGEGTVPAPPCRACDGRGVQLHQAVQVPVSVPAGTLSNSLFRLRHQGHDGVRGGHAGDLLLTVLVSEHRYFYRSPERSHELHAMLPLPLSVALLGGRVNVPTLNGFGTVHVPPCVRSGEVLPLDVYGAPDATNRASAAAAAPHTILYHALVMIPKGDALSGRQKAALQLYEAHHSYPSATAAEVEAVGRSRTFGAEASQQQAPASSAGTVSREQLMASCAALKSSYTHWFHAD